The proteins below are encoded in one region of Neoasaia chiangmaiensis:
- the aroQ gene encoding type II 3-dehydroquinate dehydratase produces the protein MIRPLIAVLNGPNLNMLGLRQPEVYGHATLDDLEQVCIQAAERLDVAIDFRQTNIEGELISWIQECRGRARGIVINPAAYGHTSIALLDALLAAGLPTVEVHISNIHRRDAFRHHTYTSQAAIGVICGFGVRGYALALQALYDMIEDEDER, from the coding sequence ATGATCCGTCCCCTCATTGCCGTGCTGAACGGTCCGAACCTGAATATGCTTGGTCTCCGCCAGCCGGAGGTTTACGGCCATGCGACGCTGGACGATCTGGAGCAGGTGTGCATCCAGGCGGCCGAGCGGCTCGACGTTGCCATCGATTTTCGTCAGACGAACATCGAAGGCGAGCTGATATCCTGGATCCAGGAATGCCGGGGACGGGCACGTGGGATCGTGATTAATCCGGCGGCTTACGGTCATACCTCCATCGCTTTGCTCGACGCATTGCTGGCGGCGGGACTTCCGACGGTCGAGGTACATATATCCAACATTCATCGCCGCGACGCCTTTCGCCACCACACCTACACGTCGCAGGCCGCCATCGGCGTGATCTGCGGGTTCGGCGTGCGTGGCTATGCCCTGGCGTTGCAGGCCCTTTACGACATGATTGAGGACGAGGACGAACGATGA
- a CDS encoding acetyl-CoA carboxylase biotin carboxyl carrier protein: MSRMLVDADAIRALADILTETGLTEIEIAEKDNRIRVVRGGSVVHTAAPAPIAAAPAGTPTPAAAPVDPAKHPGAVNSPMVGIAYLTPDPSAPPFVSEGQSVTAGQTIMLIEAMKTFNQIKAPRAGTLTRFLVTSGDPVEFGEALAIIE; encoded by the coding sequence ATGAGCCGTATGCTCGTGGACGCGGATGCCATCCGGGCATTGGCTGATATTCTGACCGAAACCGGGCTGACCGAGATCGAGATCGCGGAAAAGGACAACCGTATCCGCGTCGTGCGGGGCGGCTCGGTCGTTCACACGGCGGCGCCCGCCCCGATTGCGGCAGCGCCGGCGGGCACGCCGACACCGGCGGCCGCGCCCGTCGACCCGGCCAAGCATCCCGGCGCCGTCAACAGCCCGATGGTCGGCATCGCCTACCTGACGCCCGATCCCTCCGCGCCGCCGTTCGTGTCCGAAGGGCAGAGCGTTACCGCAGGCCAGACGATCATGCTGATCGAGGCCATGAAGACCTTCAACCAGATCAAGGCGCCGCGCGCCGGCACGCTGACCCGCTTTCTCGTGACGAGCGGCGATCCGGTCGAGTTTGGCGAAGCGCTGGCCATCATCGAATAG
- the accC gene encoding acetyl-CoA carboxylase biotin carboxylase subunit — protein sequence MFSKILIANRGEIALRIQRACRELGIATVAVHSTADADAMHVRLADEAVCIGPPSSRESYLNVAAIMSAATITGADAIHPGYGFLSENADFAETVEEHGLAFIGPTAQHIRMMGDKITAKTTMKALGVPLVPGSDGALRSIDEAREVADRVGYPVLIKAAAGGGGRGMKVAQTEAEIEEAWSVARTEARAAFGNDEVYLEKYLDKPRHIELQILADTHGNVVHFGERDCSLQRRHQKLLEEAGSPVLSTAERDAIGETATAALKKMGYRNAGTLEFLYQDGQFCFIEMNTRLQVEHPVTEMVCDVDLVREQIRVAAGQALGYEQADIRFSGHAIECRINAEDPETFLPNPGTIQVFHAPGGLGVRIDSAIYAGYRVPPYYDSMIAKLIVHAPTRAEAIARMQRALEECVVEGVKTVIPLHRKILADPQFQRGDYTIHWLERFVDSLK from the coding sequence ATGTTTTCCAAGATCCTCATCGCCAATCGAGGCGAAATCGCGCTGCGCATCCAACGCGCATGCCGTGAACTGGGCATTGCGACGGTCGCCGTGCATTCGACTGCCGACGCTGATGCGATGCATGTTCGCCTCGCCGATGAGGCAGTCTGCATCGGACCGCCCTCGTCCCGGGAATCGTATCTGAACGTCGCCGCGATCATGTCGGCGGCGACCATCACGGGCGCGGATGCCATCCATCCCGGCTACGGCTTCCTGTCGGAAAATGCCGACTTCGCCGAAACGGTGGAAGAACACGGGCTGGCCTTCATCGGGCCGACCGCCCAGCACATCCGCATGATGGGCGACAAGATCACCGCCAAGACGACGATGAAGGCGCTTGGCGTGCCGCTGGTGCCGGGTTCCGACGGCGCGCTGCGATCGATCGACGAAGCGCGCGAAGTTGCCGATCGTGTCGGCTATCCCGTGCTCATCAAGGCGGCTGCCGGTGGCGGCGGGCGTGGCATGAAGGTTGCGCAGACAGAAGCCGAGATCGAGGAAGCCTGGAGCGTGGCGCGCACGGAAGCACGCGCCGCTTTCGGCAACGACGAGGTCTACCTCGAGAAATATCTCGACAAGCCTCGCCACATCGAGTTGCAGATCCTCGCCGACACGCATGGGAACGTCGTGCATTTCGGCGAACGCGACTGTTCGTTGCAGCGCCGTCACCAGAAACTGCTCGAAGAGGCCGGCTCGCCTGTCCTGTCTACGGCGGAGCGGGATGCCATCGGCGAAACCGCGACGGCCGCGCTGAAGAAAATGGGTTATCGCAACGCCGGCACGCTGGAGTTCCTGTATCAGGACGGTCAGTTCTGCTTCATCGAGATGAACACGCGTCTGCAGGTCGAACATCCGGTGACGGAAATGGTCTGTGACGTCGATCTCGTGCGTGAGCAGATCCGCGTCGCGGCGGGGCAGGCATTGGGATACGAGCAGGCCGATATCCGTTTCAGTGGACATGCCATCGAATGCCGCATCAACGCTGAAGATCCTGAAACTTTCCTGCCCAACCCCGGGACCATTCAGGTTTTCCACGCACCGGGCGGGCTGGGTGTTCGAATCGATAGTGCCATTTATGCCGGCTATCGAGTGCCACCCTATTATGACAGCATGATCGCGAAGCTGATCGTGCACGCCCCGACGCGTGCGGAAGCTATCGCGCGCATGCAGCGTGCGCTGGAGGAATGCGTTGTCGAAGGTGTGAAGACCGTCATACCGTTGCATCGCAAGATTCTGGCCGACCCGCAGTTCCAGCGTGGTGACTATACGATCCACTGGCTGGAACGCTTCGTTGATTCGCTGAAATAG
- a CDS encoding NIPSNAP family protein, protein MLYAETLIVQCAPGKMGGVLAALRPHVERAGLGCWTNEFGTLNRITLFRTSETLSFFDETPILGATDLPAGTGGTDRTRWRVVGDGVLPPGQHGPIYEWRCYDVATSRMADMTAGFLSALPRRLALSSLFAVMESLDGAARFCHIWPYESLAQRTDIRRQATEAGIWPPAGAADNLTAMCSEIILSADFSAYR, encoded by the coding sequence ATGCTCTATGCCGAAACCCTGATCGTGCAGTGTGCACCCGGCAAGATGGGTGGGGTTTTGGCAGCGCTTCGTCCTCATGTCGAAAGAGCGGGTCTTGGGTGCTGGACGAACGAATTCGGGACGTTGAACCGGATCACACTGTTTCGCACCTCTGAAACCCTCTCGTTTTTCGATGAAACGCCTATTCTCGGTGCGACAGACTTGCCGGCGGGAACAGGCGGCACGGACCGCACGCGCTGGCGTGTTGTTGGCGATGGCGTCCTTCCGCCTGGCCAACATGGTCCGATCTATGAATGGCGCTGCTATGACGTGGCGACCTCGCGCATGGCTGACATGACGGCGGGATTCCTGTCGGCATTGCCGCGCCGTCTGGCATTGTCCTCACTTTTTGCGGTGATGGAATCGCTCGATGGCGCCGCGCGCTTCTGTCATATCTGGCCCTATGAAAGCCTGGCCCAGCGCACCGATATCCGCCGTCAGGCAACGGAGGCGGGCATCTGGCCACCTGCCGGCGCCGCCGACAATCTGACGGCCATGTGCAGCGAAATCATCTTGTCGGCGGATTTTTCGGCTTATCGCTGA
- a CDS encoding S41 family peptidase, with protein sequence MRLFSTLLIGTTALSFLATAANASPGYLRSPSAAAQMVAFEAEQSVWTAPAQGGQASRLTSNTHVDPQPVLSPDGRNVAFLADFDGPTEIYVMPVAGGTPKRVTFESLSGRVAPRPIGWDAHAGILYSTTPDTGPAFSRIVASVDPATLARHVYPLADANDAALSPDGRWIYFVRFGTAISGDHLRAYRGGALSQLWRFDLQSGHEAERIGPQDVNLRRPMLWRDRLVVVSDQNGRYNLWSYALDGTDPQQLTHHIDFGIEDASLANDRIVYQLGADLFAYDLAGRTTAKLPIDIATDDAARRPQWLAHPFRYLNDIALAPNGQLAALTFRGHVILAGSGPRRRVQIADAPNIRLRHAVVSPDGQAVYAFSDASGESEIWRFPTNGDGHGTQLTHGGHTEPTGLYISPDGKRIAHTDLFGRLSILDIASGTDRVIDDATKDGTNTYDTATWSSDSQALVFVRTRADNIRRQMALYTVGDGKILWLTDGKYESYAPRFSPDGHWLWFLSDRTFNLANDSPWGDRNMGPAFPKRTGIYALALQPNEKFPFQPRTELDAPPPEKPASTDKNDKKTKPASIVTAGLPERLYKVPVPSGDYQSLDASDEFLFVLDGTDDANPLKSIHIDNEAHKIETFAPSVEHFEITPDGKTMLLRKHTPNDAPPSLLLVPTGAKLPTDTAQNGIKLDDLRLRIDPGAEWAEMFDDAWRLRRDHFYDRNLLGVNWDSIRARYRPLVARLSDRSDLDDLLGQMVGELGALHSQLRPADVDQRPSGDLIAGLGAHLAKENDGFRITHIDAGDPDLPDQLSPLLAPGVDARNGDLIVAVNGQNVVGAPDLSDVLADQAGRQVLLTLRRNGKEIRTVVVATSARQESNLRYGDWELGRAQAVEKASNGRIGYLHLRAMTDPDIASFARDFYANLDKDGIVIDVRRNMGGNIDSWVLSNLLRRPWMFWGRYNNAPAVNMQQSFRGHIVVICDEFTYSDGETFSQGIKSLHIAPLIGMRTAGAGVWLSDSDRLIDKGMARTAENPYFDLNGHWLVENHGVEPDVVVENMPHATFNGDDQQLMKAVDTLKLELQKEPIQKLVPEAFRPAVPAPQ encoded by the coding sequence ATGCGTTTATTTTCCACCCTCCTGATCGGCACGACAGCTCTCTCGTTCCTCGCTACCGCCGCCAACGCCTCCCCCGGTTACCTGCGCAGTCCCAGCGCCGCGGCACAGATGGTGGCCTTCGAGGCGGAACAATCGGTCTGGACCGCTCCGGCGCAGGGCGGTCAGGCCAGCCGGCTGACCAGCAATACCCATGTCGATCCACAACCGGTGCTGTCGCCGGATGGCCGCAACGTTGCCTTCCTCGCAGACTTCGACGGCCCGACTGAAATCTACGTCATGCCCGTCGCAGGCGGCACGCCGAAACGCGTGACGTTCGAGAGCCTGTCGGGGCGTGTCGCGCCGCGACCGATCGGCTGGGACGCCCACGCGGGCATCCTCTACAGCACCACGCCCGACACGGGACCGGCCTTCAGTCGTATCGTCGCCAGTGTCGACCCCGCCACGCTGGCCCGGCACGTCTATCCGTTGGCCGACGCCAACGACGCAGCCCTCAGTCCCGACGGTCGCTGGATCTACTTCGTACGTTTCGGCACGGCCATCAGTGGCGATCATCTGCGCGCCTATCGCGGCGGCGCGTTGTCACAGCTTTGGCGTTTCGATCTGCAAAGTGGTCATGAGGCCGAACGCATCGGACCTCAGGACGTCAACCTGCGACGTCCCATGCTCTGGCGCGATCGCCTCGTCGTCGTGAGCGATCAGAACGGTCGTTATAACCTGTGGAGCTACGCGCTTGACGGCACCGATCCGCAACAACTGACGCATCACATCGACTTCGGCATCGAGGATGCGAGTCTCGCGAACGACCGCATCGTCTACCAGCTTGGCGCCGATCTCTTTGCCTATGACCTTGCCGGTCGCACGACCGCGAAACTGCCGATCGACATCGCGACGGACGATGCCGCCCGGCGCCCCCAGTGGCTGGCCCACCCCTTCCGCTACCTCAACGACATCGCGCTCGCGCCGAACGGACAACTGGCCGCACTGACCTTCCGCGGGCATGTCATCCTCGCCGGCAGCGGCCCCCGCCGACGCGTGCAGATCGCCGATGCGCCTAACATCCGCTTGCGCCACGCCGTCGTCAGTCCCGATGGACAGGCCGTCTACGCCTTCAGTGACGCATCCGGTGAATCCGAAATCTGGCGCTTCCCGACCAACGGCGATGGTCATGGCACGCAACTGACGCATGGTGGGCATACCGAGCCCACCGGCCTGTATATATCTCCCGACGGCAAGCGTATCGCGCATACGGATCTGTTCGGTCGCCTTTCCATCTTGGACATCGCAAGCGGCACAGACCGCGTCATCGACGATGCCACGAAGGACGGCACGAACACCTACGACACCGCAACATGGTCTTCGGACAGTCAGGCGCTGGTGTTCGTTCGCACGCGCGCCGACAATATCCGGCGGCAGATGGCGCTCTACACGGTGGGCGATGGCAAGATTCTCTGGCTGACCGACGGCAAATACGAATCGTATGCCCCACGCTTCAGCCCCGATGGCCACTGGCTCTGGTTCCTGTCGGACAGGACATTCAATCTCGCCAACGACTCGCCATGGGGCGATCGCAATATGGGACCAGCCTTCCCGAAGCGCACCGGCATCTACGCGCTCGCGCTCCAGCCGAATGAAAAGTTTCCGTTCCAGCCACGCACGGAACTCGACGCGCCGCCACCGGAAAAGCCCGCGTCAACGGACAAGAACGACAAGAAGACCAAGCCCGCGTCCATCGTCACGGCCGGTCTGCCGGAACGGCTCTATAAGGTCCCCGTTCCCTCCGGCGACTATCAGTCACTCGATGCGTCGGACGAATTCCTGTTCGTCTTGGACGGGACGGACGACGCCAATCCGCTCAAATCCATTCATATCGACAACGAAGCCCACAAGATCGAGACGTTTGCCCCGTCGGTCGAACATTTCGAGATCACGCCGGACGGCAAGACGATGCTGCTGCGGAAGCATACGCCCAACGACGCACCGCCCAGCCTGCTGCTTGTGCCTACCGGCGCGAAGCTGCCGACGGATACCGCGCAGAATGGCATCAAGCTCGACGATCTCCGCTTGCGGATCGATCCTGGCGCTGAATGGGCCGAGATGTTCGACGACGCATGGCGCCTGCGCCGCGATCATTTCTACGACCGCAACCTGCTGGGCGTGAACTGGGATTCGATCCGCGCGCGCTACCGGCCGCTTGTGGCCCGCCTGAGCGACCGGTCCGATCTCGACGATCTGCTGGGTCAGATGGTCGGCGAACTGGGTGCGCTGCATTCACAGCTCAGGCCCGCCGACGTGGATCAACGCCCCTCAGGCGATCTGATCGCAGGTCTCGGCGCGCATCTGGCGAAGGAAAACGACGGCTTCCGCATCACGCATATCGATGCCGGCGATCCCGACCTGCCGGATCAGCTTTCCCCGTTGCTGGCACCTGGGGTGGATGCGCGTAACGGAGACCTGATCGTCGCCGTCAACGGGCAGAACGTCGTCGGCGCGCCCGACCTGTCCGATGTTCTGGCCGATCAGGCGGGGCGGCAGGTCCTGCTGACGTTGCGTCGCAACGGAAAGGAGATTCGAACCGTCGTGGTCGCGACAAGCGCGCGTCAGGAATCGAACCTTCGTTATGGCGACTGGGAACTGGGGCGCGCCCAGGCCGTCGAGAAAGCCAGTAACGGTCGCATCGGCTATCTGCATCTGCGTGCGATGACCGACCCCGATATCGCAAGCTTCGCGCGGGATTTCTACGCCAATCTCGACAAGGACGGTATCGTCATCGATGTCCGCCGTAATATGGGTGGCAATATCGATTCCTGGGTGCTGTCCAACCTGCTGCGACGCCCATGGATGTTCTGGGGACGCTACAATAATGCGCCGGCCGTCAACATGCAGCAGTCTTTCCGCGGGCACATCGTCGTTATCTGCGATGAATTCACCTATTCCGATGGTGAGACTTTCTCGCAGGGCATCAAGTCGCTCCACATCGCCCCGCTGATCGGCATGCGAACCGCCGGCGCTGGCGTCTGGCTTTCGGATAGTGACCGCTTGATCGACAAGGGCATGGCTCGCACTGCCGAAAATCCGTATTTCGATCTCAACGGGCATTGGCTTGTCGAGAACCACGGCGTCGAACCGGATGTCGTCGTCGAAAACATGCCGCATGCGACATTCAACGGCGACGACCAGCAACTGATGAAGGCTGTCGATACCCTGAAGCTGGAACTCCAGAAGGAGCCCATTCAGAAACTCGTTCCGGAGGCCTTCCGCCCCGCCGTCCCCGCTCCACAATAA
- the ccmB gene encoding heme exporter protein CcmB — MIAALLALVGREIRLAVRHGADTLAALLFFLLCGSLFPLALGPSADLLRRMAPGVVWVCALLATLLPLDRLFGSELEDGSLDQLLLLGLPPSLVALSKIAAHWLTTGLPLLIAAAPMAIMLGLHPHDLAPLLIGLALGTPILSLIGGMAAGIVLGARRGGVLLPLLVLPLATPVLIFGAAAAYAGEFDLSYAVEFDLLGAFLALSALLCPLAAGSGLKAAAAA, encoded by the coding sequence ATGATCGCCGCCCTGCTTGCCCTGGTCGGCCGTGAAATCCGCCTGGCTGTGCGACATGGGGCCGATACATTGGCCGCGCTTCTGTTTTTCCTGCTTTGCGGGAGCCTGTTCCCTCTGGCACTCGGTCCCTCGGCCGATCTCCTGCGCCGCATGGCACCGGGCGTCGTCTGGGTCTGCGCCCTGCTGGCGACATTGCTGCCGCTGGACCGCCTGTTCGGCTCGGAACTGGAGGACGGATCGCTGGACCAGCTTCTGCTCCTCGGTCTCCCGCCCTCCCTCGTCGCACTCAGCAAGATCGCGGCCCACTGGTTGACCACCGGCTTGCCGCTGCTCATTGCCGCCGCGCCCATGGCCATCATGCTGGGCCTGCATCCGCACGATCTGGCACCGCTTCTTATCGGATTGGCGCTTGGTACGCCGATCCTGTCCCTGATCGGCGGCATGGCGGCCGGCATTGTGCTGGGCGCGCGCCGGGGCGGTGTCCTGCTGCCACTGCTCGTCCTCCCACTGGCCACGCCGGTGCTGATTTTCGGTGCAGCTGCCGCCTATGCCGGAGAGTTCGATCTGTCCTACGCCGTGGAATTCGATCTTCTCGGTGCATTTCTGGCGCTCTCCGCCTTGCTCTGCCCGCTTGCCGCGGGGAGCGGGCTTAAGGCGGCGGCGGCAGCATAA
- the ccmA gene encoding heme ABC exporter ATP-binding protein CcmA: MPEFSFRPHARLTACNIVVIRGERLVLDDVGFDLDDGEALLLTGPNGAGKSTLLRTLAGLRRLDGGKIRWREDEAPVSSSRLAYLGHQDALKPGLTVAENLTLTARLNATDLDTALAQVDLLPLAELPARLLSAGQKRRAAIARVLLADAALWLLDEPSLGLDAAAVEKLGGLLATHRARGGMVIATTHVPLPLPAPRHLALRAPDMVPER, encoded by the coding sequence ATGCCAGAGTTTTCCTTCCGCCCGCATGCCCGCCTGACCGCCTGCAATATCGTCGTCATCCGCGGTGAACGTCTGGTGCTCGACGATGTCGGCTTCGACCTCGACGACGGGGAGGCACTGCTGCTGACCGGCCCCAACGGCGCCGGCAAATCCACGCTGTTGCGCACTCTCGCCGGTCTGCGCCGTCTCGATGGCGGAAAGATTCGCTGGCGGGAAGACGAGGCTCCCGTCTCGTCATCACGTCTGGCTTACCTTGGCCATCAGGATGCGTTGAAGCCGGGCCTGACGGTTGCCGAGAACCTCACCCTGACCGCACGGCTCAATGCCACCGATCTGGATACCGCGCTCGCCCAGGTCGATCTCCTTCCTCTGGCCGAACTCCCTGCCCGGCTGCTTTCCGCCGGGCAGAAGCGCCGCGCGGCAATCGCCCGCGTGCTGCTGGCCGACGCGGCCCTCTGGCTTCTGGACGAGCCGAGCCTCGGACTCGACGCCGCTGCCGTTGAAAAGCTCGGCGGCCTTCTGGCTACCCATCGCGCCAGAGGCGGCATGGTGATCGCCACCACACACGTTCCCTTGCCGCTCCCCGCGCCACGGCACCTGGCCTTGCGCGCGCCCGACATGGTGCCCGAACGATGA